From Camelina sativa cultivar DH55 chromosome 20, Cs, whole genome shotgun sequence, the proteins below share one genomic window:
- the LOC104768998 gene encoding uncharacterized protein LOC104768998, which yields MSIYQFPPPASPSPASSSRSLASSSPASLSSSMRLWRPAAQRNLRNQWSKLSNFRQLWIAACSAGRSHATSLVNSYLSQKYMPMMELGVLSDMFDIKKKALRKLFMQQSSYRIKLLSSYKEMVAVVVEMVDASRSLRCYTKLSNGSLIQFSASKEDSNDAGDCGGVPVYNFWNVSAFEKMAEELVEMFKREVMLKRLLIMELISLSSEVPQPGNNCWSDELYHGEIGHLTKCSLYSMEVSEPVLPRVKENNIGIPSVSDTNQPTAEILQIYLTTWLADVNIETHRVDEIFALVGEEIRVAF from the exons ATGAGTATATATCAGTTTCCTCCGCCTGCTTCTCCATCTCCGGCGTCTTCTTCGCGATCGCTGGCTTCTTCATCTCCGGCGAGTTTATCATCATCGATGAGGCTATGGAGACCAGCTGCTCAACGTAATCTTAGGAACCAGTGGTCAAAACTTTCGAATTTTCGCCAACTGTGGATCGCCGCTTGTTCTGCCGGAAGATCTCACGCTACTTCCCTCGTCAATTCTTATTTGTCCCAAAA GTATATGCCAATGATGGAGCTTGGTGTGTTGAGTGACATGTTTGATATTAAGAAGAAAGCTTTGAGGAAGCTGTTTATGCAACAG AGTTCCTATCGAATCAAGCTTTTATCGTCCTACAAGGAAATG gtagctgttgttgttgagatgGTGGATGCAAGCAGATCTCTGAGATGTTATACAAAGCTGAGTAACGGGTCACTTATACAGTTCTCTGCCTCTAAAGAAGACTCGAATGATGCTGGAGATTGTGGTGGTGTCCCTGTGTATAATTTTTGGAATGTCTCTGCATTTG AGAAGATGGCTGAGGAGCTTGTGGAGATGTTCAAACGTGAAGTAATGCTGAAG AGATTGCTTATAATGGAACTGATCTCTTTAAGCTCTGAAGTTCCTCAACCTGGCAACAACTGTTGGTCAGATGAGCTTTACCATGGGGAAATTGGTCATCTCACCAAATGTTCTTTATATTCCATGGAAGTATCTGAGCCAGTTCTTCCCAgagtgaaagaaaataatatcgGTATTCCCTCTGTATCAGATACCAACCAGCCAACCGCAGAAATTTTGCAG ATTTACTTGACAACTTGGCTTGCAGATGTAAACATTGAGACTCATAG GGTGGATGAGATATTTGCTTTGGTAGGGGAAGAAATTAGAGTTGCCTTCTAA
- the LOC104769001 gene encoding protein Asterix: protein MSHSHGNASSANDPRQPLAAKPYTPRPVAPEDLPVDYSGFIAVILGVSGVMFRYKICSWLAIIFCAQSLANMRNLENDLKQISMAMMFAIMGLVTNYLGPNRPATKK, encoded by the exons atgtcTCACAGTCACGGGAACGCTTCGTCGGCGAACGATCCACGGCAGCCTTTGGCGGCGAAACCTTACACTCCACGGCCTGTTGCGCCGGAGGATCTTCCCGTTGACTACTCTGGATTCATTGCCGTTATCCTCGGCGTCTCCGGCGTTATGTTTAGG TACAAGATCTGCTCGTGGCTTGCAATTATATTCTGTGCTCAATCTCTGGCCAACATGAGGAACTTGGAGAATGATTTGAAGCAGATCTCCATGGCTATGAT GTTTGCTATAATGGGATTGGTCACTAACTACTTAGGGCCTAATAGACCCGCCACAAAGAAATAA